The following are from one region of the Papaver somniferum cultivar HN1 unplaced genomic scaffold, ASM357369v1 unplaced-scaffold_132, whole genome shotgun sequence genome:
- the LOC113332624 gene encoding uncharacterized protein LOC113332624, translating to MGNNKWQRKASSSMFSMFNMFKQTTSRRSSSCDYDMGWDDAVNVRRARASDDDRGRWVAEPDIDRKATAFIARFYESRVSDAEHNTVAPVYN from the coding sequence ATGGGTAACAACAAATGGCAGagaaaagcatcatcatcaatgTTTTCGATGTTCAACATGTTCAAGCAGACAACATCGAGGAGATCATCATCATGTGATTACGATATGGGATGGGATGACGCAGTAAATGTAAGGAGAGCTCGTGCAAGCGATGATGATAGAGGGAGATGGGTAGCTGAACCTGATATTGATAGGAAAGCCACTGCTTTCATTGCTAGATTCTATGAAAGTCGTGTTTCAGATGCTGAACATAATACAGTGGCACCAGTCTATAACTAA